The Deltaproteobacteria bacterium genome contains the following window.
CGATTTTCTCGCCCAGGCACCGCAAGCCGCGAGCGCCCGCCGCAAGTTGGCCAGCCTCGCCGTATTGTATGAACTGTATCTGGCTTTCCTCGCGGAGCGTAAATTCTATGATGACGCCATCTTGATGAAGCGCGCGAGTGTGCAACTGGCGACGGAGACGCAGAGCGCACCGCTCTTTGTCTATGGCTTCTACGACTTCACTCCTCTCCAGCGTCAGTTGATCGCCGCCGCGACTAACCGCCGCGACACCCTGGTCTTCTTCCCCTGGCGTGCCGGAGAAGCCTATGCGCATACCCTGCCGACGCTCACTTGGCTGACCAATTTGGGGTTCCAACGTATTCCGTTGGTCGCAGCTCCTGAGCCGGAGCGCAACCTAGCGCGACTCCAGGCGCGGATTTTTGAAGAACGCGTATCGGTACGCGCGCGACCGGCGACGAAAACGGACCCATCCGTGCTCATCCTTTCTGCCCCCGGCGAACAACAGGAAGCTCGCGAGATTGGCCGCCTCATTCTCGAATTCGTGCGCACGCATGGGGTGCGGTTCCACGAATTCGGTGTCTTGCTGCGCGACCCTGGGAGTTATGGCCAACTGTTCGTGGAAACACTGGCAGGTCTGGGGATTCGGTGTTTCCTGCATGGCGGGCTGCCGTTGCTTCAGACTGTGGCCGGGAAGCAGCTCGTGCTGCTGTGTCATGTGCTCTTGGAAGACTATGCCCGCGCACGGGTCTTCGAGTTTCTCAGCGTCGCCGACCCGCCCTTTGCAACCTTGCTGGGCGGACTGGCCGAGGCTGCTCGCCCTGCCTCGTGGGAGACGTTCTCGGTGCAGGCCGGCATTGTCAAAGGAGCGCACGTCTGGCGCGATCGCCTGAGCCGCCTCCTCCACGAGCAGCCGACAGAGGAGGAGTTCGAGAAGAGAGCGCAGCCTGACCGGCACGCACTCCAGGCGTTTTCCGTCTTTATGGACGGTTTCTTGGCGGTAAGCAAGCCACGCCCCGCCGTGGATTCGTGGCGTGGCTGGGCAAGGTTCATGACGGATTTGCTGCACCGCTATGCCTCTCCCACGTCGGACACGAGTCGGATTGAAGAGGTGCTGCTCGGCTTATCGGAGCTGGATTTGGTGAGCGGGCCGGTGTCTTTGGCGGAATGGGTGAAGGGAGTGACCACTGCTTTGACCACTGCTACGGTGCCGGTGGGCGTCATGGATCGGGACGGAGTCTTCGTGGGAGATTTGCTCGCCGCGCGCGGACTCCAATTTCGCGTAGCCATCGTTCCTGGACTGATCGACGGTGTGTTCCCGAGGCTGACTCGTCAGGACCCGTTGCTGTTAGATGAAGAGCGTCAGTATGTGGCGGAATTTCTGTCGGTGGAGCTACGACAACGTCGCGGTCTGAGCGAAGCCGAGCAACTGTTGTTCGTGTTCGCCGTGCACAGTGCGCGCGAATGGCTCGTTCTGTCCTATCCACGCGCAGAGCACGGCGGCGGCCTTGCGCGCACCCCGTCGTTTTATCTGTTGCGCGCAATCGAAGCGATGAGCGATGAGCCGACTTCGTTCGCGGAGTTGCGCACCTGGGAGCGGCGTGCGTCTTTCTTACCTGCTGCCTTAGGTCCGATGAATGAAGCCGTGGACCCGATCGAGTATCATCTCCTGAGTGCCGGGCAGGCGTTGGCGTCGGGCGATCCTACCACGCTCGGTTATTTGCCGGCCGTGGCTCCGTTCTTTTCCTCTGCGCTCCACGCCGTTGGCCAACGCTGGAATGGCGACCGGTTGACGCCGTTCGAGGGCATGATCGAAGCCGAGGCGGTACGAGCGCAAGTGCAACGCGATCTCTTTCCTACCGGGCTGCGCCTGTCGGCGAGTGCGCTCGAAACCTACGCCCGTTGTCCGTTCCGTTACTTCTTACAGTCCCTTCTTGGGTTAAGCGAAGCCGAAGACCCCGAACTTATTCTCACACTACGGCCTCGGGAGCGCGGTGCCCTGTTGCACGACATTCTGCAAGACTTTTTTACTCGCGCCGATGCCGCTGGCTGGACGCCGCTGGCGCGGGCAGACAAGTCCGCAGCGCGCGCTTTGCTCCAACACGTTGTCGAGGAGCAGTGCCGGCGGTTTGCTCTCCTCAATGTCACCGGCTTCTCGCTGCTCTGGGAACTCGAACAAGAGCGTCTGCTCGATCGGCTCTTTTCCTTCTTGGAGCGTGAGTATGAGAGCGGCGAGGATTTTCTTCCCGCCGCGTTCGAGGTGCAGTTTGGCGTGGAGACGCCAGCTCCAGAGGCCGACACGGCATCAGTGTTGTTTCCCAACGGCCCGGTACGCTTCACCCTTGATGATGGC
Protein-coding sequences here:
- a CDS encoding PD-(D/E)XK nuclease family protein is translated as MPQQRVFVGDSFAVLQQALVTAVQTVKKVDPLVPITVIAPSTPLAVRLRREIAWAGSGHFGVHVCTLTDFAREAAEDVLLSEGSRPLPLLAAPLLVKRFLEEAGQDNYFAPLAALPGFPRTLLATLTDLLHADVSPLHLRDFLAQAPQAASARRKLASLAVLYELYLAFLAERKFYDDAILMKRASVQLATETQSAPLFVYGFYDFTPLQRQLIAAATNRRDTLVFFPWRAGEAYAHTLPTLTWLTNLGFQRIPLVAAPEPERNLARLQARIFEERVSVRARPATKTDPSVLILSAPGEQQEAREIGRLILEFVRTHGVRFHEFGVLLRDPGSYGQLFVETLAGLGIRCFLHGGLPLLQTVAGKQLVLLCHVLLEDYARARVFEFLSVADPPFATLLGGLAEAARPASWETFSVQAGIVKGAHVWRDRLSRLLHEQPTEEEFEKRAQPDRHALQAFSVFMDGFLAVSKPRPAVDSWRGWARFMTDLLHRYASPTSDTSRIEEVLLGLSELDLVSGPVSLAEWVKGVTTALTTATVPVGVMDRDGVFVGDLLAARGLQFRVAIVPGLIDGVFPRLTRQDPLLLDEERQYVAEFLSVELRQRRGLSEAEQLLFVFAVHSAREWLVLSYPRAEHGGGLARTPSFYLLRAIEAMSDEPTSFAELRTWERRASFLPAALGPMNEAVDPIEYHLLSAGQALASGDPTTLGYLPAVAPFFSSALHAVGQRWNGDRLTPFEGMIEAEAVRAQVQRDLFPTGLRLSASALETYARCPFRYFLQSLLGLSEAEDPELILTLRPRERGALLHDILQDFFTRADAAGWTPLARADKSAARALLQHVVEEQCRRFALLNVTGFSLLWELEQERLLDRLFSFLEREYESGEDFLPAAFEVQFGVETPAPEADTASVLFPNGPVRFTLDDGVEIALRGRIDRIDLAPDRQRARIVDYKTGKTFRGRFAGGTALQLPLYVYAARKLWPERVWESASYTYVSRERRAETPTFTKESWATDLLTLREVVTKLTGSLRAGCFAATPDECAPCPFPLICHSNNERRAERKHGDRRLDLLRQVRGVE